In Bacillus sp. SM2101, the following are encoded in one genomic region:
- a CDS encoding chromate transporter, whose protein sequence is MIYWQIFLAFFIPGILGYGGGPASIPLVENEVVHRYHWLTVNEFSEVIAIGNALPGPIATKMAGYIGYQQGGVLGAVTAIFATVAPSLILMVTLLSILYKFKDSPKVKRMTAFIRPTIAVLLGLMAMRFFVNSYEGSGTLQTGILIILSYLLLEKWKVHPAYVIVAALGYGAIFLGG, encoded by the coding sequence ATGATATATTGGCAAATATTCCTTGCTTTCTTTATACCAGGAATACTTGGGTACGGTGGTGGACCTGCTTCAATTCCGTTAGTTGAAAATGAGGTTGTACACCGTTATCATTGGTTGACTGTTAATGAATTTAGTGAAGTTATAGCAATTGGAAATGCATTGCCAGGCCCAATTGCAACAAAAATGGCCGGATACATAGGGTACCAACAAGGTGGTGTCCTTGGTGCAGTCACCGCGATTTTTGCAACTGTCGCACCTTCACTTATCTTAATGGTTACGTTATTAAGTATTTTATATAAATTTAAAGACTCGCCAAAAGTGAAGCGTATGACTGCTTTTATAAGGCCTACGATTGCTGTGTTACTAGGGTTAATGGCTATGCGCTTTTTTGTTAATTCGTATGAAGGCTCAGGTACGCTACAAACAGGTATCTTAATAATTCTTAGCTATTTGCTATTGGAAAAATGGAAAGTTCATCCAGCTTATGTGATTGTTGCAGCACTTGGCTATGGTGCCATTTTCCTTGGAGGATAA
- a CDS encoding chromate transporter, whose product MKQIHLFLAFFRVGMLGYGGGPSSIPLVHKEVVEKYKWMNDDEFADVLALGNALPGPIATKMAGYIGFRVAGILGMINAVLATIVPTILLMVLLLTSLTSVKDQPWVIGMTKAVIPVVGVMLAVLTWQFLNNAQKGLGWSKTIFLALVSLLLLEVLNVHPGVIIAILLLVALMKKDKIGGTSK is encoded by the coding sequence ATGAAGCAAATACACCTTTTTTTAGCATTTTTTAGAGTGGGTATGCTAGGTTATGGTGGTGGCCCGTCCAGTATTCCACTAGTACATAAGGAAGTTGTGGAAAAATATAAATGGATGAATGATGATGAGTTTGCAGATGTGCTAGCATTAGGTAACGCGTTACCTGGCCCCATTGCAACAAAGATGGCTGGATATATTGGTTTTCGTGTTGCTGGTATATTAGGGATGATCAATGCAGTACTCGCGACAATTGTTCCAACAATTTTGCTGATGGTTCTGTTGTTAACATCATTAACATCTGTCAAAGACCAACCGTGGGTTATTGGGATGACAAAAGCGGTAATTCCAGTGGTTGGGGTAATGCTAGCTGTATTAACATGGCAGTTTTTAAATAACGCTCAAAAAGGACTGGGCTGGTCAAAGACAATTTTTTTAGCGCTTGTTAGTTTATTGTTATTAGAAGTATTGAATGTACACCCTGGAGTCATTATTGCCATTTTATTATTGGTAGCTCTCATGAAAAAAGATAAAATAGGAGGGACTTCCAAATGA